Proteins encoded within one genomic window of Cucumis sativus cultivar 9930 chromosome 3, Cucumber_9930_V3, whole genome shotgun sequence:
- the LOC101206347 gene encoding DEAD-box ATP-dependent RNA helicase 46, which yields METGDSAPPSLGPRYAPDDPTLPKPWKGLIDGSTGLSYYWNPETNVTQYEKPVSLPPPLPLGPHPGVSISKPTSIPEAHSMPSSGTVAPHVQQNHYNIPQQDGQLNNQLSQQPGHLISQQHSSVASQVAVNHHPGMQMAPDGRQHGSQSNQVMQQQGVFGMSSQHIGQQQVMHQGQNMAHANQQMSQHPNQQPLQNPGQALQNPGQQMPQPSVQHLGQPNMHNPKPLVGQPQGPQYGQQQLQYIGYQQSLHPNVQQNSQQQVQQSPLVQPFGNHLEQKPAFLKREEENIQSGNQVGFSSSQFQQSGGTPSIHNLHSGTNSSQMQPLGLASDQARQFGSSPGNMQQQLPVGQVQHAGTELTHRHHHSRFQDQMGPAVIPGQQPVAENLPGRGGNEYYFGRNEGSGPGPHQPRLAAIPMARSQQDSRMSGAPFPSAAPGHPSGTKFAGGPTHNLYNHGSGGSSLPNNALMGPPHVGASDVTNMSPVEVYRRQHEVTATGDNVPAPFMTFEATGFPPEILREIYSAGFSSPTPIQAQTWPIALQGRDIVAIAKTGSGKTLGYLLPAFILLRQCRNNPQNGPTVLVLAPTRELATQIQDEAIKFGRSSRVCCTCLYGGAPKGPQLKELDRGADIVVATPGRLNDILEMKMINFRQISLLVLDEADRMLDMGFEPQIRKIVNEIPPRRQTLMYTATWPKEVRKIANDLLVNSVQVNIGSVDELAANKAITQYVEVVPQMEKQRRLEQILRSQERGSKVIIFCSTKRLCDQLARNLGRGFGAAAIHGDKSQGERDWVLNQFRSGKSPILVATDVAARGLDIKDIRVVINFDFPTGIEDYVHRIGRTGRAGATGVAYTFFSEQDWKFASDLIKVLEGAGQPVPPELRNMAMRGGPSFGKDRGGMGRFDAAMGGSRWDSGGRGGMSDAGFGGRSGARDGGFGGHGGFGGRGGMRDGPGGRGGRGDFFSTRGRGRGFGGPLGGHVGWGRGDRGPPHDRFNGVDGRGRGRGQGRFDNRRDFSNRSRGRSYSRSPERVRTWGYSRSRSRSRSGSHSRSSRSWSRSRSRSRSRSRSRSWSRRYSRSRSHDNNERPRVRNFDKKDDQPLESVGAASPGTQKNGFEEKDVRELAPIPGSSSSMEATNPENGVDTSDQIVNATAEVI from the exons ATGGAAACTGGGGACTCTGCTCCCCCTTCCCTTGGTCCTCGCTATGCCCCAGATGACCCTACTCTTCCGAAACCTTGGAAGGGATTGATTGATGGGAGCACTGGACTATCATACTACTGGAACCCTGAAACCAACGTTACTCAGTATGAGAAGCCAGTCTCTTTGCCACCACCATTACCGCTTGGTCCTCATCCTGGCGTTTCTATTTCCAAGCCTACTTCGATTCCGGAGGCTCATTCAATGCCATCAAGTGGCACAGTGGCACCTCATGTACAACAAAATCATTACAACATCCCTCAACAAGATGGCCAATTAAACAACCAGCTTTCTCAACAACCTGGACATCTGATCTCACAGCAGCACAGTTCTGTTGCCAGTCAGGTAGCTGTTAATCACCATCCTGGCATGCAAATGGCTCCAGATGGGCGACAGCATGGCTCGCAATCGAACCAAGTCATGCAGCAGCAGGGGGTGTTTGGAATGTCATCACAACATATTGGCCAACAGCAGGTCATGCATCAAGGTCAGAACATGGCTCATGCAAATCAACAAATGTCTCAACATCCTAACCAGCAACCCCTGCAGAATCCAGGACAAGCCTTACAGAATCCGGGGCAACAAATGCCACAACCATCGGTCCAGCATTTAGGACAGCCAAACATGCATAATCCGAAGCCATTAGTTGGGCAGCCTCAAGGTCCACAATATGGTCAGCAGCAGCTTCAATATATCGGTTATCAGCAAAGCCTACATCCAAACGTGCAGCAAAATTCACAGCAGCAAGTTCAACAAAGTCCTTTAGTCCAGCCATTTGGCAATCACCTCGAGCAGAAGCCGGCTTTTCTGAAGAGAGAGGAGGAGAATATCCAGTCAGGAAACCAAGTtggattttcttcttcccagTTTCAACAAAGTGGTGGTACCCCATCCATTCATAACCTACATTCGGGAACAAATTCTTCTCAAATGCAACCATTGGGTTTAGCATCAGATCAAGCACGGCAATTTGGTAGCTCTCCGGGAAACATGCAACAGCAACTCCCTGTGGGTCAAGTGCAGCATGCAGGCACTGAATTGACTCACCGCCATCATCATTCTAGATTCCAAGATCAAATGGGCCCAGCTGTGATTCCGGGGCAGCAACCTGTTGCTGAAAATTTGCCAGGCAGAGGTGGAAATGAATATTACTTTGGCAGGAATGAGGGGTCTGGCCCCGGTCCACATCAGCCAAGGCTTGCAGCAATACCAATGGCAAGGAGCCAGCAG GACTCAAGGATGAGTGGTGCCCCATTTCCAAGTGCAGCACCCGGTCATCCTAGTGGGACAAAGTTCGCAGGTGGTCCCACACATAATTTGTACAACCATGGATCTGGTGGTTCATCATTGCCGAATAATGCATTGATGGGGCCTCCTCATGTTGGAGCTTCAGATGTTACTAATATGTCACCTGTTGAAGTTTATCGTCGACAGCATGAAGTAACTGCAACG GGTGATAATGTTCCAGCTCCATTCATGACATTTGAGGCTACTGGCTTCCCTCCGGAGATACTGAGAGAG ATATATTCTGCTGGTTTCTCATCTCCTACGCCAATTCAAGCACAAACATGGCCCATTGCCCTGCAAGGTCGGGACATAGTCGCCATTGCTAAAACAGGGTCTGGGAAAACTCTGGGCTATTTGCTTCCTGCCTTCATTCTTCTGAGGCAGTGCCGAAATAACCCTCAAAATGGACCGACTGTGTTGGTTCTGGCTCCTACTAGGGAGCTTGCTACTCAAATACAAGATGAAGCCATTAAATTTGGGAGATCTTCTCGGGTTTGTTGTACG TGCTTGTATGGTGGAGCCCCTAAAGGTCCTCAATTAAAAGAGTTAGATCGTGGTGCTGATATTGTGGTGGCTACTCCTGGACGGCTTAATGATATACTTGAAATGAAGATGATCAACTTTAGGCAAATTTCACTGCTTGTGCTTGATGAAGCTGATCGGATGCTGGATATGGGATTTGAACCCcaaattaggaaaattgtGAATGAAATACCACCACGTAGACAAACTCTCATGTATACAGCAACCTGGCCCAAGGAAGtaagaaaaatagcaaatgaTCTTCTTGTGAATTCTGTCCAAGTGAATATTGGTAGCGTTGATGAACTTGCTGCTAACAAAGCTATCACACAG TATGTTGAAGTCGTACCACAGATGGAAAAACAGAGACGGTTGGAACAAATCCTTAGATCCCAAGAACGGGGTTCTaaggtaataattttttgttccaCGAAGAGGTTGTGTGATCAGCTTGCACGAAATCTTGGGCGTGGTTTTGGAGCTGCTGCAATTCATGGAGACAAATCACAGGGGGAGCGTGACTGGGTATTGAACCAGTTTCGTAGTGGAAAGTCCCCGATACTAGTTGCCACTGACGTTGCTGCTCGTGGGCTTGACATCAAAGATATAAG AGTGGTGATCAACTTTGATTTTCCAACTGGAATCGAGGACTATGTCCACCGAATTGGAAGAACTGGGAGGGCTGGAGCAACCGGAGTGGCATATACCTTCTTCTCTGAACAGGATTGGAAATTTGCTTCTGATTTGATTAAAGTACTGGAAGGTGCAGGCCAGCCTGTTCCTCCTGAGTTGCGAAATATGGCTATGCGTGGTGGGCCGAGTTTCGGGAAGGATAGGGGTGGAATGGGTCGTTTTGATGCAGCTATGGGTGGCAGTCGCTGGGATTCAGGAGGCCGGGGTGGCATGAGTGATGCTGGGTTTGGTGGTCGTAGTGGTGCAAGGGATGGAGGGTTTGGTGGCCATGGTGGGTTTGGTGGTCGTGGTGGGATGAGAGATGGTCCTGGTGGACGAGGTGGGAGAGGTGATTTCTTTTCCACACGGGGTAGAGGACGGGGGTTTGGTGGACCTCTGGGAGGTCATGTTGGTTGGGGCAGGGGTGATCGTGGTCCCCCACACGATAGGTTCAATGGTGTGGATGGACGTGGACGTGGACGTGGACAGGGTCGATTTGATAACAGAAGAGACTTCAGCAATAGGAGTAGAGGCAGAAGTTACAGTCGTAGTCCTGAAAGAGTCCGGACATGGGGTTATAGTCGAAGTCGAAGTCGAAGTCGCAGTGGTAGCCATAGTCGCAGTAGTAGAAGCTGGAGTCGGAGTCGAAGTCGTAGCAGGAGTAGAAGCAGGAGTCGGAGTTGGTCCCGCCGTTATAGCCGAAGCCGTAGCCACGATAATAACGAGCGACCACGTGTCCGAAACTTTGATAAAAAAGACGACCAACCTCTCGAATCAGTAGGTGCAGCGTCTCCTGGCACACAAAAGAACggttttgaagaaaaagatgtgAGGGAGCTTGCTCCAATACCCGGGAGCAGTAGTAGTATGGAGGCAACAAATCCAGAAAATGGTGTTGATACAAGTGATCAAATTGTTAATGCAACGGCTGAAGTAATATGA
- the LOC116401623 gene encoding DEAD-box ATP-dependent RNA helicase 46-like: METGDSAPPSLGPRYAPDDPTLPKPWKGLIDGSSGLLYYWNPETNVTQYEKPVSLPPPLPHGPHPGVSTSKPTSILEPHSMVSNGTLAPHVQQNHHVLQQDGQVNNQLSQQPGHLISQQHNSVTGQVAVNHHPGMQMAPDGRQHSSQSNQVMQQQGVFAMSSQHIGHQQVHQGQKMVHANQQMSQHPNIQPPQNPGQALQNPGQQMPQPSVQHLGHPNIQNPTPLVGQPQGPQYCQQQAQYISYQQNIPSNVQQNSQQQVQQSPLGMPFGNHLEQKPAFLKREENIQSGNQVGYSSSQLQQSGGTSSIHNLHSGTNSSQMQQFGLASDQARQFGSSPRNMQQQHPVVQLQNAGVESTHRHHHSRFQDQMGPAVMQGQQAGAENLPGRVGNEYYFGRNEGPGIGPHQPRLAAIPMARSQQDTRMSAVPFPTAAPGHPSGTNFSAVPTHNLYSHGSGGPTLSNNLMGPTHIGASDVTNMSPVEVYRQQHEVTASGDNVPAPFMTFEATGFPPEILREIYSAGFSSPTPIQAQTWPIALQGRDIVAIAKTGSGKTLGYLLPAFILLRQCRNNPQNGPTVLVLAPTRELATQIQDEAIKFGRSSRVCCTCLYGGAPKGPQLKELDRGADIVVATPGRLNDILEMKMINFRQISLLVLDEADRMLDMGFEPQIRKIVNEIPPRRQTLMYTATWPKEVRKIANDLLVNSVQVNIGSVDVLAANKAITQYVEVIPQMEKQRRLEQILRSQERGSKVIIFCSTKRLCDQLARNLGRGFGAAAIHGDKSQGERDWVLNQFRSGKSPILVATDVAARGLDIKDIRVVINYDFPTGIEDYVHRIGRTGRAGATGVAYTFFCDQDWKFAADLIKVLEGAEQPVPPELQNMAMRGGPGFGKDRGGMGRHDAVMGGSRWDSGGRGGMSDGGFGGRGGARDGGFGGRGGMRDGGFGGRGGMRDGPGGRGGRGDFFSIRGRGRGFGGPPGGHVGWGRGDRGGPHNRFNGVDGRGRGRGQGRFDNRRDLSNRSRGRSYSRSPERVRTWGYSPSRSRSGSRSRSSRSWSRSRSRSRSRSRSRSRSRSRSRSRSRRSRSRSRSKDTNERPRVRNFDKKDNPPLESVGTASPDTQKNCFEEQEDAGQLAPMPGSNDMEAMNPENGDTSDQIVNAAAPSNINESE; encoded by the exons ATGGAAACTGGGGACTCTGCTCCCCCTTCCCTCGGTCCTCGCTATGCACCGGATGACCCTACTCTTCCGAAACCTTGGAAGGGATTGATTGATGGGAGCAGTGGACTATTATACTACTGGAACCCTGAAACCAACGTTACTCAGTATGAGAAGCCGGTCTCTTTGCCACCACCATTACCACATGGTCCTCATCCTGGGGTCTCTACTTCCAAGCCTACTTCAATCCTAGAGCCTCATTCAATGGTGTCAAATGGCACACTGGCACCTCATGTACAGCAAAATCATCATGTCCTTCAACAAGATGGTCAAGTAAACAACCAGCTTTCTCAACAACCTGGACATCTGATCTCACAACAGCACAATTCTGTTACTGGTCAGGTAGCTGTTAATCACCATCCTGGCATGCAAATGGCACCAGACGGGCGACAACATAGCTCGCAATCGAACCAGGTCATGCAGCAACAGGGTGTGTTTGCAATGTCATCACAACATATCGGCCACCAGCAGGTGCATCAAGGTCAGAAAATGGTACATGCAAATCAACAAATGTCTCAACATCCTAACATTCAACCCCCACAAAATCCAGGACAAGCCCTGCAGAATCCGGGACAACAAATGCCACAGCCATCAGTTCAGCATTTAGGACATCCAAACATACAAAATCCAACCCCATTAGTTGGGCAGCCTCAAGGTCCACAATATTGTCAGCAGCAGGCTCAGTATATCAGTTACCAGCAAAACATACCTTCAAATGTGCAGCAAAATTCACAGCAGCAAGTTCAACAAAGCCCTTTAGGTATGCCATTTGGTAATCACCTCGAGCAGAAGCCAGCTTTTCTGAAGAGAGAGGAGAATATCCAGTCAGGAAACCAAGTTGGATATTCTTCTTCCCAGCTTCAACAAAGTGGTGGCACCTCATCCATTCATAACCTACATTCTGGAACCAATTCTTCACAAATGCAACAATTTGGTTTAGCATCAGATCAAGCACGACAATTTGGTAGCTCTCCGCGAAATATGCAACAGCAACATCCTGTGGTTCAATTGCAGAATGCAGGTGTTGAATCGACTCATCGCCATCATCATTCTAGATTCCAAGATCAAATGGGCCCAGCTGTGATGCAGGGGCAGCAAGCTGGTGCTGAAAATTTGCCAGGCAGAGTCGGAAATGAATATTACTTTGGCAGAAATGAGGGGCCGGGGATTGGTCCACATCAGCCAAGGCTTGCAGCAATACCAATGGCAAGAAGCCAGCAG GACACAAGGATGAGTGCTGTCCCATTTCCAACTGCGGCACCTGGTCATCCTAGTGGGACAAATTTTTCTGCTGTTCCCACACATAATTTGTACAGCCATGGATCTGGTGGTCCGACACTGTCAAATAATCTGATGGGCCCTACTCATATTGGAGCTTCAGATGTTACTAATATGTCACCTGTTGAAGTTTATCGTCAACAGCATGAAGTAACTGCATCG GGTGATAATGTTCCAGCTCCATTCATGACATTCGAGGCTACTGGCTTCCCTCCGGAGATACTGAGAGAG ATATATTCTGCTGGTTTCTCATCTCCTACGCCAATTCAAGCACAAACATGGCCCATTGCCCTGCAAGGTCGGGACATAGTCGCCATTGCTAAAACAGGGTCTGGGAAAACTCTGGGCTATTTGCTTCCTGCCTTCATTCTTCTGAGGCAGTGCCGAAATAACCCTCAAAATGGACCGACTGTGTTGGTTCTGGCTCCTACTAGGGAGCTTGCTACTCAAATACAAGATGAAGCCATTAAATTTGGGAGATCTTCTCGGGTTTGTTGTACG TGCTTGTATGGTGGAGCCCCTAAAGGTCCTCAATTAAAAGAGTTAGATCGTGGTGCTGATATTGTGGTGGCTACTCCTGGACGGCTTAATGATATACTTGAAATGAAGATGATCAACTTTAGGCAAATTTCACTGCTTGTGCTTGATGAAGCTGATCGGATGCTGGATATGGGATTTGAACCCcaaattaggaaaattgtGAATGAAATACCACCACGTAGACAAACTCTCATGTATACAGCAACCTGGCCCAAGGAAGtaagaaaaatagcaaatgaTCTTCTCGTGAATTCTGTCCAGGTGAATATTGGTAGCGTTGATGTACTTGCTGCTAACAAGGCTATCACACAG TATGTTGAAGTCATTCCACAGATGGAAAAGCAGAGACGGTTGGAGCAGATCCTTCGATCCCAAGAACGGGGGTCCaaggtaataattttttgttccaCGAAGAGGTTGTGTGATCAGCTTGCACGGAATCTTGGGCGTGGTTTTGGGGCTGCTGCAATTCATGGGGACAAATCACAGGGAGAGCGTGATTGGGTATTGAACCAGTTTCGCAGTGGGAAGTCGCCGATACTAGTTGCTACTGATGTTGCTGCTCGTGGGCTTGACATCAAAGATATAAG AGTGGTGATCAACTATGATTTTCCAACTGGAATTGAGGACTATGTTCACCGAATTGGAAGAACTGGGAGGGCTGGAGCAACCGGAGTAGCATATACCTTCTTCTGTGATCAGGATTGGAAATTTGCTGCTGATTTGATAAAAGTTCTTGAGGGGGCTGAGCAGCCTGTGCCTCCCGAGTTGCAAAATATGGCTATGCGTGGTGGGCCAGGTTTCGGAAAGGATAGGGGTGGGATGGGGCGTCATGATGCTGTTATGGGTGGCAGTCGCTGGGATTCAGGAGGGCGAGGTGGCATGAGCGATGGCGGGTTTGGTGGTCGCGGTGGTGCAAGAGATGGAGGGTTTGGTGGCCGTGGTGGGATGAGAGATGGCGGGTTTGGTGGTCGAGGTGGGATGAGAGATGGTCCTGGTGGACGAGGTGGGAGAGGTGATTTCTTTTCCATTCGGGGTAGAGGACGGGGTTTTGGTGGTCCTCCTGGTGGTCATGTTGGTTGGGGCAGAGGTGATCGTGGTGGCCCACACAATAGGTTCAATGGTGTAGATGGACGTGGTCGTGGACGTGGACAGGGTCGGTTTGATAACAGAAGAGACCTCAGTAATAGAAGTAGAGGCAGAAGTTACAGTCGTAGTCCTGAAAGAGTCCGAACGTGGGGTTACAGCCCAAGTCGAAGTCGCAGTGGTAGCCGTAGTCGCAGTAGTAGAAGTTGGAGTCGGAGTCGGAGTCGGAGTCGGAGTCGAAGTCGTAGTCGTAGCAGGAGTAGAAGCAGGAGCCGTAGTCGGTCTCGCCGAAGCCGTAGTCGTAGCCGTAGCAAGGATACTAACGAGCGACCACGTGTCCGAAACTTCGATAAAAAAGACAACCCACCACTTGAATCAGTAGGTACAGCGTCTCCTGACACACAAAAGAACTGTtttgaagaacaagaagatGCGGGGCAGCTTGCTCCAATGCCCGGGAGCAATGATATGGAGGCAATGAATCCAGAAAATGGAGATACGAGCGATCAAATTGTTAATGCAGCAGCTCCAAGTAATATAAATGAATCTGAATGA